The following is a genomic window from Streptomyces lincolnensis.
GGGCGATCTGGAAGGCGACGACGGCGTTCAGTCCGAGGCCCGCGGCGAGCGCGAGGGGCAGGTTGCCGCCGACGCCCATGATGATCGTCATGACCGCGGCCACCAGGGCGGTGGCGGTGGTCAGCTGGACCGCGTCGAGCTGGTGGCCGAACTTGTCCTTCGCGCTGCCGAGGATGATGGGGTTCAGCACCAGGATGTAGGCCATCGTGAAGAACGTGGCGAAGCCGCCGCGTACCTCCCGGCCGAAAGTGGACCCCCGCTCGGTGATCCTGAAGAACCGGTCGACGCCGCTCGCAGCGGGCGGCGGACCAGCGGTCCCGTCGGACACCGTGTCGGTCTCGGACATGGCTGTCGCTCCTAGTTGCCTGGTTGATCGGTGTGCGGATGCTGGCTGGATTGTTCCCGCGTTGAACGCGTCACAGGTTTTCGCCGTGTTACGGAATCAGAGCTGCTCACCGTACGGCTTGCCACACACTGTTCGAAGTCTCGTACGATTTCACTTCACGATCACTGCTACGCTTCCGGATCTCCGTCCGGCCACCCCGGATGATCACATGTCAGACACGTGACACGCACAGCTGGGAGAGGTCGCCCGTGGGCACAGTCGTCGACGACGCCGCCTCCGTGGAGTTCCACGCCTTCTTCGAACGCCACTACGCCGAACTGTCCCGCCTCGCCCACCTGCTGACGGGAGAGCCGGACGCCGCCGACGATCTCGCGGCGGACGCCCTGCTGGCCCTGTGGCACCGCTGGGACCGGGTCCGCGCGGCCGACCATCCGGCGGCGTACGCACGCGGTGTCGTCGCCAATCTGGCCCGCACCCGGATCCGCAGCGCCGTCCGGGAACGGCGGCGGGTCGCGCTGTTCTGGTCGCAGCGCGAGGAGAAGACCGAGAACCCGGACGTGGCGGGTGTCGTCGACGTCCAGGAGGCGTTGCGTAGACTCCCGTTCCGCAAGCGCGCCTGCGTGGTGCTGCGGCACGCCTTCGACCTGTCGGAGAAGGACACCGCGCTCGCCCTGGGCATCTCGGTCGGTACGGTGAAGAGCCAGACCTCCAAGGGAATGGCCGAACTCCAGC
Proteins encoded in this region:
- a CDS encoding SigE family RNA polymerase sigma factor, with translation MGTVVDDAASVEFHAFFERHYAELSRLAHLLTGEPDAADDLAADALLALWHRWDRVRAADHPAAYARGVVANLARTRIRSAVRERRRVALFWSQREEKTENPDVAGVVDVQEALRRLPFRKRACVVLRHAFDLSEKDTALALGISVGTVKSQTSKGMAELQRLLGTQAVPQKVHAAMARTADAGGRDR